CGGCTGCAAACCATTTCTAGGAACTCTCAGCATAAGGTCGCCGAGGTACTTGTCGAATATGAAAAGCTCACGGGCATTCCGTTGCTTTGCAACACAAGTGCCAATTACCATGGGCGTGGCTTCTTCCCAAGTGCAGCCGCAGCCTGCGAGTGGGGCCGCGTTGAACACGTATGGTGCGACGGCATGCTATACAGGAAACCGTCCGCAACCGCGTGATCCTATCGGGCGCGGGCTTCGCGCAAGATACGTGTATGTCAACGCATAAGGTTGCTGCCCCACGGCGAAAGGTCACTCTTCCACTGGGGAGCAGCGAACTCCTGGATCGAATGTACAAGTTGAACTTCCGTTCGCCGTTTTCGATCTAACCAAACGCTCGTATATCATTGCGCAGGGCAGTTCCTATGAGCGCCCTTGGTACGAGCAGGCCTATGACGGTGGCTGGGGCGGTAAAAGGCTTGCCCGCGGTGCGCCGCTCCGCTGACAACCGAGATTGCAGCTCAAGCGCATTCCTCAGCCAGTCACAGGATAAATACGAACCCGTGAGCGACCGTTCTCTTCCAGCAACTCGGCCCTATAAGGCACGCCGCGGATGTTGATATATGTCGGGCGCCCGGCTTCCGGCATGAGGCGCTCGCTCTCTAGTGCACGGTCAAGGTAAGGTGGAAGCTTGCCTTGGACCGAACTGGTTTGGCAGTAGATTGATATCTACCAGTACGTCGATCACGACATTCTAGGCTGGTTCGGAGCCGTGGCGCCAATTCTCGCCAATGATAGGTCCGATATCCGGAAGCTCCTGAGGGGTCCCCGACGGCCTGATGAGCGACAGCGGTCTGGCGGAGGTGTCAATCGGCACTGAACTTTGACCCTTATTGGAGTGCGCCCTTGGGTGGACAGTCCGGGATGACGAATTGACCGGCCTACCAGGTTTTCGGAAAAATCCCCCGAGCTTGTTGACCAAATTGCCGCTGACGGCGCGGCTCTTCATACGCAGAAGCGCGGTTCTTCCACAAAGCAAGGCTGGGTGTCGACAATCCCGAGTCAACCCTATAGCGCGAACTCCCTGAAGTGCCGGATCCGACCGCGCCCGACGTCGTCCAACGCCGTTTCGCGGTTGCGACACACAGTGCCACTTCTCCTACAACGGCCTCCCAATGACCCCGAAAAAACCGGGCTGGCACAGCTCTTGCCCACACAGACTGGCACAGCTTTTGCTAAGAAGGGTGCGAAGCGGTTGATTTTAAACGCTTCCAATACGTTTATCGAGGCTTTCGAAGAGGCAAACCATGCTCACTACATTTCTGAACAACTTGATGATGGCGATGACTATGGTCACCATGACGGCTCCCGCCCAGCCCCAGATGACCACCGTCGCCACGGCGATTGATTCCAACCCCAACAAAGCTTCCAAGGACGCCTCCGATCCTCGCGCCTATCTGAACGAGATCGACGGCGACAAGGCGATGACCTGGGTCGAGGCGCATAACCTTTCGACCGTCGATAAGCTGTCGAAAGATCCGCGTTACAGCGAGTACCAGGCCGACGCTCTGACGATCCTACAGGCGACCGACCGCATTGCTTCGCCCAGCTTCGCGCGCAACGGGATGATCGACAACTTCTGGCAGGACGGCACGCACGTGCAGGGCCTGTGGCGGCGCACGACCTGGGAGTCCTACAGGTCCGGCAACCCGCAATGGCGCACAATTCTCGACGTCGATGCGCTATCCAAGGCCGAGGGCAAGACCTGGGTATTCGAAGGCGGGGACTGCCTGCCGCCCACGAGCAATCTCTGCCTCATCCGCCTGTCCGATGGCGGCAAGGATGCGGATGTGGTCCGCGAATTCGACATTGCCAAGGGTGAATTCGTTAAGGAAGGCTTCGTCCTACCCGAAGGCAAGCAGTCCGTGACCTGGGTGGACGAGAACACCATCTACGTGACCCGGGAATGGACGCTGGGTGAAGTGACCTCTTCCGGCTATGCCTACGTCACCAAGGTGGTAAAGCGCGGCCAGAGCTTGGATCAGGCGGTCGAGATTTTCCGCGGCCAAAAGAAGGACGTCTCGGCTGAGCGCGGCGTGCTACGCGACATCGATGGCAAGTATGTTATGGACACCTCGTATCGCGGCCTCGACTTCTTCAATACCGAACTAGCCTTTTACCCAAACGGCCACACCGATACGCGCAAGGTGGTCCTGCCCCTACCGACCACGGCCGTCTTTAGCAGCTACTACAAGGGCCAGGCAATCTATTGGTTGAAGTCGGACTGGACCTCGGCCAAAGGCACCGTCTTCCACAATGGTGCGATTATCGCTTTCGATCTCAAGGCGGCGCTCGCCGATCCAGCGCGCGTTGAACCGCTTGTGCTGTTCATGCCAAACGAGCATCAATCTGTCGCAGGCACTACCCAGACCAAAAATCGTCTCGTGCTGTCGATCCTATCGAATGTCACCAGCGAGGTGCGCAGCTTCGATTTCGGCAAGGGCGGCTGGTCGTCTTTCAAGCTGGCTCTGCCGGAAAATTCGACGCTGTCCCTGACGTCTAGCGACGATGAGAGCGATCAGTTGTTCGTCTTCTCAGAAGGGTTCCTCGAACCTTCAACTCTGTTTTGCGCCGATGCTGCAACCGGCCAAGTCGAGAAGATCACTTCGACCCCAGAACGCTTCGATGCCGGAGGCCTGCAAGCACAGCAGTTCTGGGCGACCTCGAAGGATGGAACGAAGGTTCCATACTTCCTCGTAGCGCGCAAGGACGTCAAGCTGGACGGCACGAACCCGACCATCCTCTATGCCTATGGCGGTTTCCAAATTCCAATGCAGCCCAGCTATTCGGCGGTGCTCGGCAAACTGTGGCTGGAAAAGGGTGGTGCCTACGCGCTCGCGAATATCCGCGGCGGCGGCGAATTCGGCCCGAAATGGCACGACGCCGGTTTGAAGACAAATCGTCAGCGCGTCTATGACGACTTCCAGGCCGTTGCGCAGGACCTGATCGCCAAGAAGGTTACTTCGACACCGCATCTCGGGATCATGGGGGGTTCGAACGGCGGCCTGCTCATGGGCGTG
This sequence is a window from Sinorhizobium fredii USDA 257. Protein-coding genes within it:
- a CDS encoding prolyl oligopeptidase family serine peptidase, whose protein sequence is MLTTFLNNLMMAMTMVTMTAPAQPQMTTVATAIDSNPNKASKDASDPRAYLNEIDGDKAMTWVEAHNLSTVDKLSKDPRYSEYQADALTILQATDRIASPSFARNGMIDNFWQDGTHVQGLWRRTTWESYRSGNPQWRTILDVDALSKAEGKTWVFEGGDCLPPTSNLCLIRLSDGGKDADVVREFDIAKGEFVKEGFVLPEGKQSVTWVDENTIYVTREWTLGEVTSSGYAYVTKVVKRGQSLDQAVEIFRGQKKDVSAERGVLRDIDGKYVMDTSYRGLDFFNTELAFYPNGHTDTRKVVLPLPTTAVFSSYYKGQAIYWLKSDWTSAKGTVFHNGAIIAFDLKAALADPARVEPLVLFMPNEHQSVAGTTQTKNRLVLSILSNVTSEVRSFDFGKGGWSSFKLALPENSTLSLTSSDDESDQLFVFSEGFLEPSTLFCADAATGQVEKITSTPERFDAGGLQAQQFWATSKDGTKVPYFLVARKDVKLDGTNPTILYAYGGFQIPMQPSYSAVLGKLWLEKGGAYALANIRGGGEFGPKWHDAGLKTNRQRVYDDFQAVAQDLIAKKVTSTPHLGIMGGSNGGLLMGVQMIQRPDLWNAVVIQVPLLDMVNFTRMSAGASWQGEYGSPDDPVEGAFLRSISPYHNVKAGVAYPEPFFETSTKDDRVGPVHARKMAALFEDMGLPFYYYENIEGGHAAAANLQEHARRYALEYTYMFQKLMDNK